Proteins encoded in a region of the Enterococcus gilvus ATCC BAA-350 genome:
- a CDS encoding DNA-directed RNA polymerase subunit epsilon — MIYKVYYQETKERNPKREQTQSLYVEADNEEMVHNLLRDNTPYNVEYIQLLEGNHLEYEKENADFKLTEF; from the coding sequence ATGATTTACAAAGTTTATTATCAAGAAACCAAAGAACGCAACCCAAAACGCGAGCAAACACAATCATTGTATGTGGAAGCGGACAATGAAGAAATGGTACACAATTTATTACGTGATAACACCCCATATAACGTTGAATACATCCAACTTTTAGAAGGCAATCATTTAGAGTATGAAAAAGAAAATGCCGACTTCAAGTTAACGGAGTTCTAA